Proteins encoded by one window of Rubrobacter indicoceani:
- the uppP gene encoding undecaprenyl-diphosphatase UppP, which yields MREFIEAFLLGIVQGLTEFLPVSSSGHLLLGQYFLGVSQERFGLAFDVALHMGTLTAVVAFFWNDLWRMVYAFMRSLTRRRNLTTDNDQRLAYLVIASVFPAAVIGLLFEDIISTILRNPWIVVVNLVLVGILFIVAERMGRKTERMTKLTFPQALGIGFAQAAALVPGVSRSGATITLGLFLGLRREEAARFSFLMSVPIIAGAGAMQLLEVISTGMDAAQVRIFVIGFVSSGIVGYLAIRFFIGFVANHSLRAFAYYRFALAAVVTVLLLTFF from the coding sequence TTGAGAGAGTTCATCGAGGCGTTTTTACTCGGGATAGTGCAGGGGCTCACCGAGTTTCTGCCGGTGTCGAGTTCCGGGCATCTTTTGCTCGGGCAGTATTTTCTCGGCGTAAGCCAGGAGCGTTTCGGCCTTGCTTTCGATGTAGCCCTGCACATGGGGACGTTGACGGCGGTCGTGGCTTTTTTCTGGAACGACCTCTGGCGGATGGTCTACGCTTTCATGCGCTCCCTGACGCGCAGACGCAACCTCACCACGGACAACGACCAGCGTCTTGCCTACCTCGTTATCGCCTCGGTGTTTCCGGCGGCGGTTATAGGGTTGCTCTTCGAGGACATCATCTCGACGATACTCAGAAACCCGTGGATAGTCGTCGTGAACCTCGTGCTTGTCGGGATACTCTTTATAGTGGCCGAGCGGATGGGCCGAAAGACGGAGCGCATGACCAAGCTCACCTTCCCGCAGGCCCTCGGTATCGGCTTCGCCCAGGCCGCCGCGCTCGTGCCGGGCGTGTCGCGCTCCGGGGCGACGATCACCCTCGGCCTTTTTCTGGGGCTTCGCCGCGAGGAGGCGGCGAGGTTCTCGTTTCTGATGAGCGTCCCGATAATCGCCGGGGCAGGCGCGATGCAGCTTCTGGAAGTCATATCCACCGGGATGGACGCCGCTCAGGTGCGGATCTTTGTTATCGGGTTTGTCTCGTCCGGCATCGTCGGCTACCTCGCCATCCGCTTCTTTATCGGCTTTGTCGCCAACCACAGCCTCCGGGCCTTCGCCTACTATCGATTCGCGCTCGCCGCCGTCGTGACCGTTCTGCTCCTGACGTTCTTCTAG
- a CDS encoding MMPL family transporter, producing MSFYGLGSFVYRYRWFVLGGWALILIVGAFFAPRLGSELKGGGFDGANTEAERVQQIMVDDFGVSPATLTVVFDGEGTQAASEEFRRAENETLEPLRELDEVRYIATYENTDDRRFISEDGEKSYAVVGFNVSIDETQDLVGEVRDRVRSDTLTTYVTGAPAVYLDIQDASNEDIRNAEKYAFPFAIVILIVAFGTLVAAGIPIIIGGASVVATLGALYFVASVYDMSIFVLTISTMLGLGLGIDYALFAVSRFREELEDHSIHESVAKTVATSGRSIFFSGLAVLIGLSGLLFFPFMFLRSIGVAGALVVGISVFAALTLLPAVLSVLGHRVNSLRIRRGNEAPGTYFFGRAAEIVMRRPVVVIILVGAILGALVYPVFHMKLAIVEATALPTRYESRAGDDILKEDFDYASLTPMDIVTTLPDDPLSPEGLTDIRDFSENIDATGEVADIESIYTVGRSVSQGYLDEIANAETEGRAEAERQTEAAVQNELDNLREQFGGNLPPGAEEQVREEAESRADRELAERLPTFPEGVNNEGELTPAEISAILAVPEVRGSEEVRQAIDSYVSGDTALIQASSKVNPYTEAAYATVSTVRTVEPPADVSFLVGGLSAGQSDFISTLYGKAPLAVGFVVAVTYLVLLATFRSVLLPLKAVFVNVLSLSASFGAMVFVFQDGNLSGLLNFTPLGFVDATLPVLMFCTIFGVSMDYEVFLLSRIREAYENGESNTASVAKGLTATAGIITSAALIIIVVTGAFAFTGIVITKAIGLGLAVAVFVDATIIRVLLVPATMRILGDWNWWPGGRKKTFRTGKYSEE from the coding sequence GTGAGCTTCTACGGGCTGGGCAGCTTTGTCTACCGCTACAGGTGGTTCGTTCTGGGCGGGTGGGCGCTTATCCTTATCGTTGGAGCGTTCTTCGCCCCGCGCCTCGGCAGCGAGCTGAAAGGCGGTGGCTTCGACGGCGCGAACACCGAGGCCGAAAGGGTGCAGCAGATCATGGTAGACGACTTCGGCGTCTCCCCGGCGACCCTGACGGTCGTCTTTGACGGCGAAGGAACGCAGGCCGCAAGCGAAGAGTTCCGCCGGGCCGAGAACGAAACGCTCGAGCCGCTTCGCGAGCTCGACGAGGTCCGCTACATCGCAACCTACGAGAACACGGACGACAGGCGATTCATCTCCGAAGACGGCGAGAAATCCTACGCCGTGGTCGGATTCAACGTCTCGATAGACGAGACGCAGGACCTTGTCGGCGAGGTGCGCGACCGGGTACGCTCCGACACGCTCACAACCTACGTAACGGGCGCGCCCGCCGTCTACCTGGACATCCAGGACGCATCGAACGAGGACATCCGAAACGCCGAGAAGTATGCCTTTCCGTTCGCCATCGTTATCCTTATCGTAGCCTTCGGGACGCTCGTCGCCGCCGGAATCCCGATAATCATCGGCGGGGCCAGCGTCGTGGCGACGCTCGGGGCGCTCTACTTCGTCGCGAGCGTCTACGACATGTCCATCTTCGTCCTGACCATCTCGACGATGCTCGGCCTTGGCCTCGGCATAGACTACGCCCTCTTTGCCGTGAGCCGCTTCCGCGAAGAGCTTGAGGACCACTCCATTCACGAGTCCGTGGCGAAGACCGTCGCGACCTCGGGGAGATCCATCTTCTTCAGCGGGCTTGCGGTCCTGATCGGCCTCTCCGGCCTGCTGTTTTTCCCGTTTATGTTTCTGCGGTCTATAGGCGTTGCGGGGGCGCTTGTCGTCGGCATCTCGGTCTTTGCGGCCCTGACCCTGCTGCCTGCGGTTCTCTCCGTCCTCGGACACCGGGTGAATTCCCTGCGCATCCGGCGCGGCAACGAGGCCCCCGGCACCTACTTCTTCGGACGGGCGGCGGAGATCGTCATGCGGCGTCCGGTCGTCGTGATCATCCTTGTCGGGGCCATTCTCGGTGCGCTGGTCTACCCGGTATTTCACATGAAGCTCGCTATCGTTGAAGCGACCGCTCTTCCGACGCGCTACGAGTCCCGTGCCGGAGACGACATCCTCAAGGAGGATTTCGACTACGCTTCACTCACCCCGATGGATATAGTGACCACCCTCCCCGACGATCCGCTCTCCCCCGAAGGCCTTACGGATATCCGCGACTTCTCCGAGAACATAGACGCGACCGGAGAAGTCGCAGACATCGAGAGCATCTACACCGTCGGACGCTCCGTCTCACAGGGCTACCTGGATGAAATCGCAAACGCCGAAACCGAAGGACGCGCCGAGGCCGAACGCCAGACCGAAGCCGCCGTGCAGAATGAACTGGACAACCTGCGTGAACAGTTCGGGGGAAACCTCCCGCCCGGGGCCGAGGAGCAGGTCCGCGAAGAAGCCGAATCCCGCGCCGATCGGGAACTCGCCGAAAGGCTCCCGACCTTCCCCGAAGGCGTCAACAACGAGGGGGAACTCACGCCCGCCGAGATCTCCGCCATCCTCGCCGTACCGGAAGTCCGGGGCTCCGAGGAAGTCCGGCAAGCGATAGATTCCTATGTCTCCGGCGACACCGCGCTCATACAGGCCTCATCGAAGGTCAACCCGTACACCGAGGCCGCCTACGCGACGGTGAGTACAGTTCGGACCGTCGAACCGCCCGCGGACGTGAGCTTTCTTGTCGGGGGGCTGTCGGCGGGGCAGAGCGACTTTATCTCGACACTCTACGGGAAGGCCCCGCTTGCGGTCGGTTTCGTTGTCGCGGTTACCTACCTTGTCCTGCTCGCGACGTTCCGCTCGGTTCTGCTCCCGCTCAAGGCGGTCTTCGTGAACGTTCTGAGCCTGTCCGCGAGCTTCGGGGCGATGGTCTTTGTTTTTCAGGACGGCAACCTGTCCGGTCTACTGAACTTCACGCCCCTCGGTTTCGTGGACGCGACCCTGCCCGTTTTGATGTTCTGCACCATCTTCGGGGTCTCTATGGACTACGAGGTCTTTCTGCTCTCGCGCATCCGCGAAGCCTACGAAAACGGCGAATCCAACACCGCAAGCGTCGCCAAGGGTCTGACCGCGACAGCCGGAATAATCACCTCCGCCGCGCTTATCATCATCGTGGTTACCGGGGCGTTCGCGTTTACGGGCATTGTCATAACAAAGGCCATCGGGCTCGGGCTGGCGGTCGCGGTCTTTGTTGACGCGACCATAATCCGCGTCCTTCTCGTCCCGGCGACCATGCGTATCCTCGGCGACTGGAACTGGTGGCCCGGCGGCAGGAAAAAGACTTTCCGCACCGGGAAGTACAGCGAAGAATAG
- a CDS encoding Crp/Fnr family transcriptional regulator yields the protein MELDQSLSEYSRLREQECRELLRLFEELGIATAERVYAPGDVVYREGEYGDGLYILTSGVLKLFRPYSATKEATLRLLNNWDIFGHLAFEGETKQRAYAEAVTECRVTKAPKIFVERAIKRDSRVAFKILTLSELRLVQYEELVKCLLPRETEVRVANLLPLLANKFGQPDGGGGMTIALRLTHQDLAAMVASTRESVTKVLNDFRSRDLIAIQSGRITLKDQPALEILSRD from the coding sequence GTGGAGCTAGACCAGTCTCTTAGTGAATACTCGCGTCTGCGCGAGCAGGAGTGCCGCGAGCTTCTGCGCCTCTTCGAAGAGCTCGGAATCGCTACCGCAGAGCGCGTCTACGCGCCGGGGGACGTTGTATACCGCGAAGGCGAATACGGCGATGGTCTCTATATCCTCACCTCCGGGGTCCTGAAGCTCTTCCGGCCGTACTCCGCCACCAAAGAGGCGACGCTGCGCTTACTGAACAACTGGGATATCTTCGGTCACCTCGCCTTCGAGGGGGAGACCAAGCAGCGGGCCTACGCCGAAGCCGTTACCGAGTGCCGGGTTACAAAGGCGCCCAAGATATTCGTCGAGCGGGCCATCAAACGCGACTCAAGGGTCGCGTTCAAGATCCTGACCCTCTCCGAGCTGCGCCTCGTGCAGTATGAGGAGCTTGTAAAGTGTCTGCTCCCTCGCGAGACGGAGGTGCGCGTCGCAAACCTTCTGCCGCTTCTGGCCAACAAGTTCGGTCAGCCGGACGGTGGCGGTGGCATGACGATAGCCCTGCGCCTGACGCACCAGGATCTCGCGGCGATGGTGGCCTCGACCCGCGAGTCGGTGACGAAGGTGCTCAACGACTTCCGAAGCCGGGACCTGATAGCCATTCAATCCGGGAGGATCACCCTCAAAGACCAGCCCGCGCTGGAGATCCTCAGCCGCGACTAG
- a CDS encoding MFS transporter, with protein MNVATGGRAGTGSGVDRRGMAGLSFGHLFTDLNQGAVAALIPFLIAERGISLTAAGALVLAATLSSSVVQPLFGIFSDRRSLSVLMPLGLLLGGVGIALVGVAPNYTTIFLCIVLSGIGVAAFHPEGARFANYVSDGRGRARGMSYFSVGGNAGFALGPALTTPLVLAFGLPGTLFLVVPAALMAAVLFAELPRLSTFRPEKASRSASPGVAKPGVVPGRWFPFVRMVTVVVIRSFVYFGLVAFVASYYVQNLGTSAAFGNTALTVMLASGAVGTLALGGVADRFGRRTVLAGTMLVAAPLIYAFTLSGPVFGAVLLGLVGACLIGTFGVTVVMGQEYLPHRIGLAAGISLGLSIGIGGVGATSLGAFADAFGLENMILLLAVLPVLGFLLTLTLPKKV; from the coding sequence TTGAACGTAGCGACCGGCGGAAGAGCGGGGACCGGAAGCGGGGTGGACCGCCGGGGGATGGCGGGGCTGTCGTTCGGTCATCTCTTCACCGACCTGAACCAGGGGGCGGTCGCCGCGCTTATACCGTTCCTTATCGCCGAGCGGGGCATCTCCCTGACGGCGGCGGGCGCGCTTGTCCTTGCGGCGACCCTTTCTTCGTCGGTGGTACAGCCGCTGTTCGGGATTTTCTCGGACAGGCGTTCGCTCTCGGTCCTTATGCCGCTCGGGCTTCTGCTCGGTGGCGTCGGCATCGCGCTTGTCGGGGTCGCCCCGAACTACACCACTATCTTTCTGTGTATCGTTCTGAGCGGTATCGGGGTCGCGGCCTTTCACCCGGAGGGCGCACGCTTTGCAAACTACGTCTCCGACGGGCGCGGACGCGCTCGCGGGATGAGTTACTTCTCGGTCGGGGGGAACGCCGGGTTCGCGCTCGGCCCAGCGCTGACCACCCCGCTCGTCCTTGCCTTCGGCCTTCCGGGGACGCTGTTTCTCGTTGTCCCCGCCGCGCTGATGGCCGCCGTGCTGTTCGCGGAGCTCCCGCGCCTCTCGACCTTCCGTCCCGAAAAAGCCAGCCGGAGCGCCAGCCCCGGAGTCGCAAAGCCCGGCGTGGTGCCGGGCCGGTGGTTTCCGTTCGTGCGGATGGTGACGGTCGTCGTGATCCGCTCTTTTGTCTACTTCGGGCTAGTCGCGTTCGTGGCGTCCTACTACGTGCAGAACCTCGGGACATCGGCGGCGTTCGGGAACACCGCGCTCACGGTGATGCTTGCAAGCGGGGCGGTCGGCACCCTCGCGCTCGGCGGGGTCGCCGACAGGTTCGGACGGCGAACGGTACTCGCCGGGACGATGCTCGTCGCCGCGCCGCTTATCTACGCCTTCACCCTCTCCGGGCCGGTCTTCGGGGCGGTCCTGCTCGGCCTCGTCGGGGCGTGCCTCATCGGAACTTTCGGCGTGACGGTCGTGATGGGGCAGGAGTACCTGCCGCACCGGATAGGACTCGCCGCCGGTATCTCGCTCGGCCTCTCCATCGGCATCGGGGGCGTCGGAGCGACCTCGCTCGGGGCGTTCGCCGACGCCTTCGGGCTCGAGAACATGATCCTCCTCCTCGCCGTTCTTCCGGTCCTCGGGTTTCTTCTGACCCTGACCCTTCCGAAGAAAGTCTGA
- a CDS encoding Fur family transcriptional regulator, whose amino-acid sequence MVEFESLLRGKGYRLTNQRRVIVEELEHARHVSAEELHDRVKGDHPELGLSTVYRTLDLLNELGVVRKDDFGEGYSRYELETETVHHHARCKNCGTVIEFNEELMEYLVLQVERETGFVSEGYEITLQGLCRECVAS is encoded by the coding sequence ATGGTCGAATTCGAGAGTTTACTCAGGGGCAAGGGATACAGGCTGACAAACCAGCGGCGGGTGATCGTCGAAGAGCTTGAGCACGCGCGGCACGTCTCCGCTGAGGAGTTGCACGACCGGGTCAAGGGAGATCACCCCGAGCTCGGGCTCTCCACCGTCTACCGGACGCTGGACCTTCTGAACGAACTCGGGGTCGTCCGCAAAGACGATTTCGGTGAGGGATACTCGCGCTACGAGCTCGAGACGGAGACGGTGCATCATCATGCCCGGTGCAAGAACTGCGGGACCGTTATCGAGTTCAACGAAGAGCTGATGGAGTACCTCGTGCTGCAGGTCGAGCGGGAAACCGGCTTTGTCTCCGAGGGGTATGAGATCACGCTCCAGGGACTTTGCCGCGAGTGCGTCGCTTCCTGA
- a CDS encoding sigma-70 family RNA polymerase sigma factor: MASNPLRKPEAKTLRDADTPELLAKYLAYIGQGQLLTHAEEIDLSNRAKQGDRRARQRLIEKNLRLVVSVAKKYRGYGLPFEDLIQEGNIGLMKAVEKFDPDRGFRFSTYATWWIRQAVQRAVADKGRTIRVPVHMTEKIRKVSRTYNELAQGLERDPTLEEIAGKLEWEIADVQLTMSAMPDATSLDQPVSTDDASSQLGDFIEDEKVSDTPDTVMKEMETVQLKEAIERLPERAKYVLVRRYGLDDREPATLAELGAELDISRERVRQLQREAERILKSGEYGRVLRDAVA, from the coding sequence ATGGCGAGTAACCCGCTCAGAAAACCAGAGGCCAAGACCTTAAGAGACGCCGATACGCCGGAGCTTCTGGCGAAATACCTCGCATATATAGGTCAGGGCCAGCTGCTCACGCACGCCGAGGAGATAGACCTCTCTAACCGTGCCAAGCAGGGCGACCGCCGGGCGCGCCAGAGGCTTATCGAGAAAAACCTCCGGCTCGTGGTCTCCGTCGCAAAGAAGTACCGCGGATACGGTCTGCCCTTCGAGGACCTTATCCAGGAAGGCAACATAGGTCTCATGAAGGCGGTCGAGAAGTTCGATCCGGACCGGGGCTTTCGCTTTTCGACGTACGCTACGTGGTGGATCCGTCAGGCGGTACAGCGGGCGGTGGCGGACAAGGGCCGGACGATCCGCGTCCCCGTCCACATGACCGAGAAGATCCGCAAGGTCAGCCGCACCTACAACGAGCTTGCTCAGGGTCTCGAGCGCGACCCGACGCTGGAGGAGATCGCCGGGAAGCTTGAATGGGAGATAGCGGACGTTCAGCTCACCATGAGCGCGATGCCGGACGCTACAAGCCTGGACCAGCCGGTCTCGACCGACGATGCCTCTTCACAGCTCGGGGATTTCATCGAGGACGAGAAGGTCTCCGACACCCCGGATACGGTGATGAAGGAGATGGAGACGGTGCAGCTCAAGGAGGCGATAGAGCGTCTGCCGGAGCGGGCGAAGTACGTGCTCGTGCGCCGCTACGGTCTTGACGACCGCGAACCCGCCACGCTGGCGGAGCTTGGGGCGGAACTCGACATCTCCCGCGAAAGGGTCCGGCAACTCCAGCGCGAAGCGGAGCGTATCCTGAAAAGCGGTGAGTATGGTCGGGTCCTTCGGGATGCCGTCGCCTGA
- a CDS encoding phosphatase PAP2 family protein yields the protein MKRTSDIVLWSSLAACAVYTAVAGTGVLYGLDYALIVASQTFANGLFDAVGNLFSDAGGAWVISFAFGFFCIGLFFFLDRWLAVRLVVGYTVAGFVELLMKLFVPVPPIPSELGRTSDYSPTVDVAYSYPYPSGHMLRAVFFLGAVYILWPNRAGRAAIVVFLILMAATRVYLGVHWLSDMIGGLLIGLAGLAWAFRTYRPKKVLS from the coding sequence GTGAAGCGCACGTCCGACATAGTACTCTGGTCCTCGCTTGCGGCGTGTGCCGTCTACACTGCCGTCGCGGGTACCGGGGTTCTGTACGGCCTGGATTATGCTCTGATCGTCGCCTCGCAGACCTTTGCAAACGGCCTCTTCGACGCCGTCGGGAACCTGTTCTCCGATGCGGGGGGCGCGTGGGTAATAAGTTTTGCGTTCGGGTTTTTCTGTATCGGGCTTTTCTTTTTCCTGGATCGGTGGCTGGCGGTGCGGCTCGTCGTCGGCTATACGGTTGCGGGCTTTGTGGAGTTGTTGATGAAGCTCTTTGTTCCCGTACCGCCGATACCGTCGGAGCTTGGCCGGACGAGCGACTACTCCCCAACCGTAGACGTGGCGTACAGCTACCCGTACCCGAGCGGTCACATGCTGCGGGCGGTGTTCTTTCTCGGGGCCGTCTACATCCTCTGGCCGAACCGGGCGGGACGCGCCGCCATAGTCGTTTTCCTGATCCTTATGGCCGCAACGCGAGTCTACCTCGGCGTTCACTGGCTCTCGGATATGATCGGCGGCCTCCTTATCGGCCTGGCGGGCCTCGCCTGGGCTTTCAGGACTTACAGACCGAAGAAGGTGCTTTCGTGA
- a CDS encoding MBL fold metallo-hydrolase: MRVTVVGSGTVHPFPRRVQSCVVVEVGGETLVFDLGYGAVHGMLDGGLDPFAVDRIFFTHFHPDHTSDIVPLLFSANYGLDKPRGKPLQLAGPEPFLRFWNSVLLSWGEWMSPEGFNLTTEELPPVCREPLHLPGATLSWAKTEHRPESIAYRLDASDGGSFVYTGDTEYCESVVALAEGADTLLVECSAPDDSPIPGHLTPSGVARIASEAGVRRVVLTHVFPKALDRDPGAAVRRSFGGEVILAADGLSFRA; encoded by the coding sequence GTGAGGGTTACGGTGGTCGGTTCCGGCACGGTGCACCCATTTCCGAGGAGGGTTCAGAGTTGCGTGGTGGTGGAGGTCGGTGGTGAGACCCTTGTCTTCGACCTCGGCTACGGCGCGGTGCACGGGATGCTCGACGGTGGCCTCGACCCTTTCGCTGTGGACCGCATCTTCTTCACCCACTTCCACCCGGATCACACCTCAGACATCGTACCGCTGCTGTTCAGCGCAAATTACGGGCTGGACAAACCGCGCGGCAAGCCGCTGCAACTCGCCGGGCCGGAGCCGTTTTTGCGGTTCTGGAACTCCGTTCTGCTGTCGTGGGGCGAGTGGATGTCGCCGGAGGGCTTCAACCTTACAACTGAAGAGCTCCCGCCTGTGTGCCGCGAACCGCTCCATCTCCCCGGCGCGACGCTCTCCTGGGCAAAGACGGAGCACAGGCCGGAGAGCATCGCCTACCGGCTGGACGCCTCCGACGGGGGCTCTTTTGTCTACACGGGGGATACGGAATACTGCGAATCGGTCGTTGCGCTTGCAGAGGGTGCAGACACGCTTCTTGTAGAGTGTTCCGCTCCGGACGATTCCCCCATCCCCGGCCACCTCACGCCCTCCGGGGTCGCCCGCATCGCCTCCGAAGCCGGGGTGCGGCGCGTCGTCCTGACGCACGTATTCCCGAAAGCCCTGGACCGGGACCCGGGCGCAGCGGTCAGGCGATCCTTCGGGGGCGAAGTAATCCTCGCCGCAGACGGCCTGAGCTTCAGGGCGTAA
- a CDS encoding antibiotic biosynthesis monooxygenase family protein encodes MIAIFNSLPVKTGAEDQVVGRFAESRGNVRGFPGFVSMEVLKDEGEVLVVTRWETREAFDAWVASDDFKAAHSGPSAAEFMTGRPKMTTYEVAVERIGADGS; translated from the coding sequence ATGATTGCGATCTTCAACAGCCTCCCGGTTAAGACCGGGGCCGAAGACCAGGTCGTCGGACGGTTTGCCGAGAGTCGGGGGAACGTCCGGGGGTTTCCCGGGTTTGTCTCGATGGAGGTGCTCAAGGATGAGGGGGAGGTTCTTGTGGTAACGCGCTGGGAGACCCGCGAAGCCTTCGACGCCTGGGTGGCGAGCGATGACTTCAAGGCCGCCCACAGCGGTCCGAGCGCGGCCGAGTTCATGACCGGACGACCGAAGATGACAACCTACGAGGTCGCCGTCGAGCGCATTGGGGCTGACGGAAGCTAG
- the sppA gene encoding signal peptide peptidase SppA, with amino-acid sequence MQYIVVFLTNVYLLLRNLLVGLFRSSPDYVWLDIGGELPEFERKVGFLRKRLSPPREVQSLEGLRLKLRLAAADGRVSGVVLRIRALSAGWAALEELRTELSDYRRRGGRVVAYLIECGMGPYYLATAADEIVAAPLATVDVRGLRTNVNFIRDALERLGVEAEVVAVSPYKSAFDRFTRRDFSEESREQVERLLTARFSEFVSTVSAARGFTVGEVERLVDDAPYPARAALAVGLIDGVCYEDELPARLAGREDARDPVRLAEWGAARTSLKRSYLRRAEKKVGVVTLSGGIVRGRSRNVPIPVPLIGGEQAGDETIVAALRSAERNPRVGAVVFHVESGGGDALASDLVWREVERMKKKKPVVVLMGNVAASGGYYVGAAANRIVVRGNSVTGSIGVITLRPVATKLYEKLGVNPVSVERGAHAGLLDVSRPPTEEELSVIEGQIRAIYDEFISRVASGRGMDEARLREMAGGRVWTGREAVKLGLADEVGGFSLAVRRAAELADISLVGPESVEIVPPPKGVRPQPGEAAASVFEGGFGPVYRELADELLKTRTLAAMPYKLTDQSR; translated from the coding sequence ATGCAATACATCGTGGTTTTCCTGACGAACGTTTATCTTCTTCTTCGGAATCTGCTTGTCGGTCTGTTCCGGTCGTCACCGGACTACGTGTGGCTGGATATCGGGGGTGAGTTGCCCGAGTTCGAGCGCAAGGTCGGCTTTCTGAGGAAGCGTCTCTCGCCGCCGCGCGAGGTCCAGAGCCTTGAGGGGCTTCGCCTGAAGCTGCGGCTCGCGGCGGCCGACGGGCGGGTCTCGGGGGTTGTGCTCAGGATACGCGCCCTGAGCGCGGGCTGGGCCGCCCTCGAAGAACTTAGAACGGAGCTTTCGGACTACCGCAGGCGCGGCGGGCGGGTTGTAGCGTACCTTATCGAGTGTGGAATGGGACCTTACTACCTTGCCACCGCGGCGGATGAGATCGTTGCCGCTCCGCTTGCGACGGTTGACGTGCGCGGCCTCAGGACAAACGTCAACTTTATCCGCGACGCGCTGGAGCGACTCGGGGTGGAGGCCGAGGTCGTCGCGGTCTCGCCGTACAAATCGGCCTTCGACCGTTTTACGCGGCGTGACTTCTCAGAAGAATCCCGCGAGCAGGTCGAGCGTCTTCTGACGGCGCGGTTTTCGGAGTTTGTGTCGACGGTGTCGGCGGCGCGGGGCTTCACCGTCGGGGAGGTCGAGCGTCTGGTGGACGACGCGCCGTACCCGGCGAGGGCCGCGCTCGCCGTCGGTCTGATAGACGGCGTCTGCTACGAAGACGAGCTCCCGGCGAGGCTCGCCGGTCGGGAGGACGCTCGGGACCCGGTACGGCTCGCGGAGTGGGGGGCGGCCCGCACCTCGCTTAAACGATCGTATCTTCGGCGCGCCGAGAAAAAGGTCGGGGTCGTAACGCTCTCGGGCGGCATCGTGCGCGGCAGGAGCCGAAACGTCCCGATCCCCGTACCGCTCATCGGCGGCGAGCAGGCCGGGGACGAGACCATCGTCGCGGCCCTGAGAAGCGCGGAGAGAAACCCGCGGGTCGGGGCCGTCGTGTTCCACGTCGAGTCGGGCGGGGGTGACGCGCTGGCCTCGGACCTTGTGTGGCGCGAGGTTGAGCGCATGAAAAAGAAGAAGCCCGTCGTGGTCCTGATGGGGAACGTTGCGGCTTCGGGGGGGTACTATGTCGGGGCGGCGGCGAACCGCATCGTTGTCAGAGGCAACTCCGTTACCGGCTCCATCGGGGTGATAACCCTCCGACCCGTCGCTACAAAGCTCTACGAAAAGCTCGGGGTGAACCCCGTCTCCGTCGAGCGCGGGGCTCACGCCGGTCTCCTGGACGTGAGCCGTCCCCCCACGGAGGAGGAGCTCTCGGTGATAGAGGGCCAGATACGGGCGATCTACGACGAGTTCATCTCTCGGGTCGCGTCCGGGCGCGGGATGGATGAAGCCCGACTGCGGGAGATGGCCGGCGGGCGGGTCTGGACGGGCCGCGAGGCCGTGAAGCTCGGCCTCGCGGACGAGGTCGGGGGGTTCTCGCTCGCCGTCCGCCGGGCCGCCGAGCTCGCGGATATCAGCCTGGTGGGGCCGGAATCGGTTGAGATCGTTCCCCCCCCGAAGGGCGTGAGGCCGCAGCCGGGCGAAGCCGCCGCAAGCGTCTTCGAGGGGGGGTTCGGTCCCGTCTACCGCGAGTTGGCGGACGAACTGCTGAAAACAAGGACGCTCGCGGCGATGCCGTACAAGCTCACGGACCAGAGCCGTTGA
- a CDS encoding Fur family transcriptional regulator → MSGNLDSEVRDQLKRSGYTLTSQRRAVLEALDESDGHPSAEEVYLAVKRRNPRVALGTVYQALSVLEEVGIVESKHWADSPVRYDLNLDPHLDIRCVRCGRVDEVPGVELGGLEAGIRNNTPYAVRRTAVLIEGLCPICQKA, encoded by the coding sequence TTGAGCGGTAATCTGGACAGCGAAGTACGGGATCAGCTGAAGAGGTCGGGGTATACGCTCACCTCCCAGCGGCGGGCCGTGCTAGAGGCCCTCGATGAGTCGGACGGTCACCCCTCGGCGGAGGAGGTTTACCTGGCCGTCAAGCGCAGAAACCCCCGGGTCGCGCTCGGGACCGTTTACCAGGCGCTTTCGGTTCTGGAAGAGGTCGGGATAGTGGAGTCCAAGCACTGGGCCGATTCCCCGGTGCGCTACGACCTGAACCTCGACCCGCACCTCGACATCCGGTGCGTGCGTTGCGGAAGGGTCGATGAGGTCCCCGGCGTCGAACTCGGCGGTCTTGAGGCCGGCATCCGAAACAATACACCGTACGCCGTAAGGCGCACCGCCGTCCTGATAGAAGGTCTCTGTCCTATCTGCCAGAAGGCATAG